The following nucleotide sequence is from Candidatus Aminicenantes bacterium.
GAACTATCTGCTTCAAGTCACCAAGGACTGCGACTGCATGGCCAAGAATCAGTCGGGGATCGTCGAGGACATCGGGATCTGCGCCTCGCTCGATCCCGTGGCCATCGACCGGGCCTCGGCCGATCTGGTTTTAAAGCGCACGCCGGGACGGGATCCTTTTCGCCAAGGGTATGACGTCGATTGGTCCTTCCAGATGAGTCACGGGCAGAGCATCGGTCTCGGCTCGACGGACTACGATTTGATCGAACGGACATGAGCGCCGGTCCGTCGCTCCTCTTTCCCGCCGGCCGACCGCCGTTTCGGCTTACGGCAAGCGCGGCGTCGGCGGGGCTCGCCGTCCTGGTGCTGGCGCCCCATCCCGACGATTTCGACGAAGTCGGAGTCACCCTGCGCCGCCTCCGGGGAGCCGGCGGAAAAATCCGCCTGTCCGTCCTCAGCTCGAGCGCCAACGGGGTCGAGGATGCGTTTCTCGATCGGCCGACCGACGAGGCGAAAGCCGCAGTGCGCGAGGAAGAACAGCGGCGGAGCCTTCTCTTCTTCGGCCTCGGCGAGGAGCGCTTGAGCTTTGAACGCCTGCCGACAGGCGCCGGAGGATTTCTGCGGGACGCTTCCGAGGGCCTCGACGCGGTCCGCCGCATTCTGGCGGAAGAGCCCTTCGATATCGTGATTCTTCCTCACGGCCATGACACGAACCCCGATCACGTCCTGGTCAGCGAGTGGCTCCGCCGGGCCGTCCCTCCCGGTTCCATCGCGCCGTCCGCCTGGCTGTTCCGGGATCCCAAGACCGTCGCGATGCGGCTTGATCTGGTCGTCCCTTTCGACGACGAGGAGGCGTCCTGGAAAGCCGAGCTGCTGCGCTGCCATGCCTCCCAGCAGGCCAGAAATTTGAGGCAGCGGGGATACGGCTTGGACGAACGGATCCTCCGGATCAATCGGGAGACGGCGCGGGCGGCCGGGTTGGCCGAGCCTTACGCCGAAGGGTTCGAGATCGTCGGGACGGCGGCCGAGCCGATCAGTGAAGGCGGCGCAAGCCCGGCTCGAAGAGCGTGATCGCGATCATATAGACCAGGGCCACCGACGAGGTGGCGACGACTGCGAACGGCTCTCCGAAATGGGTGGCCAGCCAGCCGATCAGGATCGCCCCCACCGGCATTGCTCCGAAGAACGATAGGGAATAGATGGCCATGACCCGGCCGCGGAATCGGGGATCCGTCAGGGTCTGGACGGAGGCGTTGGCCAGGTTGAAGACCAGGGTCAGGGCGAACCCGGCCGCGAAGAGCACCAGATAGGCCAGCAGCCGCGAACGGACGAACGAGAAGACGATCATCAGGATCGGGAAGGTCAGCCCGCCCAGCGTCAAAAGGCGGCCCCGGAACTTGAACCGGCCCAGCGACGCGATGAGCAGGGCCGAGGTCAGGGCGCCGACGCCGCGGACCGAAGTCAGGAACCCGTTTGTGGCCGGGCCGCCGTGCAGAATCTGGACGGCCCAAGCGGGGATCAGCGTCACGAAGGCGAACCCGAACAGGCTGATCATCAGGATCGTACCGATCAGGGTGCGGATCATGACGTGATTGCGGGTGTAGCGCAGGCCCTCCCGGATTTCGCTCAAGAGGGAGGATGGGCGCTCCGGCCGAACGTGGGCCGGAAGCCGCATGGCGGCCAGTGCGGCGATGACGGCGATGAAGGACAGGCCGTTGATCACGAAGCACCAGCCCGGCCCGAAGAGGGCGTAGGTGATGCCGCCGACGGCCGGACCGAGCGCGGCCGAAGTGTTGAACATGGCCGCGTTGAGGGCGATGGCGTTGGTCAGGTCCTCGGCCTCGACCAGATCGTGGACCAGGGCCTGGCGGGCCGGCGCGTCGAAGGCGTTGGCGGCTCCGAACGCGAAGGCCAGGACGATGACGTGCCAGGGCCGGACGAGGCCGCCGAAGACGAGGCCGGCCGAGATGAAGGCCAGAAGCATCATGGCGCTTTGGGTCAGGATCATCAGGCGGCGGCGGGCCATCCGGTCGGCAACACCGCCGGCGTAGAGCGTAATCAGCCAAGTCGGGATCCCCGCCGCGAACCCGACGTAGCCCAGGAAGGCCGGCGACCTGGTCAGCTCGAAGATCAGGAATCCTTGGGCCGTCGTCTGCATCCAGCTTCCGAACAGGGAGGTCAGCTGGCCGGAAAACCAAAGCCGGTAGTTGGGATAGCGCAGGGCCGTGAACGTCTTGCGCCAGCTGACGCGGCCATCGATTATGTTCCTGTCGCTTCGGCTCATGGCTTGCGGAGATTTTGTCAATCGGGAATCGTGTTGTCAAGGGTCTGGATCGGGCGTTTCGCCGCCCGGACGCGGTTTGGGTCGGGAAAAACCGGTCAAGAAGAGATCGGGGAGGTGGGATTCGAACCCACGACCCCAGCGTCCCGAACGCTGTGCGCTAACCAGGCTGCGCTACTCCCCGAAAGGAAGCGTGTATTATACCCGGCTCCGGAAAAAATGCAATCAAAATTAACCCGTTAGACTCCCCAGGCGTTGCAGTCCTCAGCCGCGAAGCAGATGAGGACTTGTCATCGCCGGCCGACCGCATAGCAGGCCACCTCGGGCGCCGCGAGGGGCGTCCACGCGCCCGCCGCTCCGCCAGCCCGGGCCCCGAGCTCGAGATGGAGCATGGCGATCCCGCAGTCGAGGCGCTTCGGATAGCGGCCCGAATCGATTCCGCCGGCGACCGATACGATGATGGCTTCCGGGCCGGTTTCGAACCGCCAGGGCTGGCGATTCGCGGCCGAGGGCGCCAAGCGCGCCGCTTCGAGGGCCTGCGTCTGCCACGGCGAGGGCGGCGTCCCGGAGGCCGTCTCGGACAATGGTTTCCGCTGGGCGGACCGGGCCAGCGCTTTGAATATACGATCCTTGGCCGTCAGCCGCTCCACCGGGCGGCCGATGGGCGTCACGGCAAAAACCTTTTCCCCGGCCTCGAGAAGAGTCTCGCGGCCGACGGACCCGGGCCGGAACATGCCGCTGACCCAACAAGTTCCCAAGCCCAGGGCGGTGGCTTCCAGGATGAAAGCTTGGCCGGTGTATCCGACCCGTTCCGCGACATAGGGGCCGTCGCCCCGGC
It contains:
- a CDS encoding PIG-L family deacetylase, producing MSAGPSLLFPAGRPPFRLTASAASAGLAVLVLAPHPDDFDEVGVTLRRLRGAGGKIRLSVLSSSANGVEDAFLDRPTDEAKAAVREEEQRRSLLFFGLGEERLSFERLPTGAGGFLRDASEGLDAVRRILAEEPFDIVILPHGHDTNPDHVLVSEWLRRAVPPGSIAPSAWLFRDPKTVAMRLDLVVPFDDEEASWKAELLRCHASQQARNLRQRGYGLDERILRINRETARAAGLAEPYAEGFEIVGTAAEPISEGGASPARRA
- a CDS encoding MFS transporter gives rise to the protein MSRSDRNIIDGRVSWRKTFTALRYPNYRLWFSGQLTSLFGSWMQTTAQGFLIFELTRSPAFLGYVGFAAGIPTWLITLYAGGVADRMARRRLMILTQSAMMLLAFISAGLVFGGLVRPWHVIVLAFAFGAANAFDAPARQALVHDLVEAEDLTNAIALNAAMFNTSAALGPAVGGITYALFGPGWCFVINGLSFIAVIAALAAMRLPAHVRPERPSSLLSEIREGLRYTRNHVMIRTLIGTILMISLFGFAFVTLIPAWAVQILHGGPATNGFLTSVRGVGALTSALLIASLGRFKFRGRLLTLGGLTFPILMIVFSFVRSRLLAYLVLFAAGFALTLVFNLANASVQTLTDPRFRGRVMAIYSLSFFGAMPVGAILIGWLATHFGEPFAVVATSSVALVYMIAITLFEPGLRRLH
- a CDS encoding nitroreductase family protein: MLSSPSWYPAIFQRTSRRSFRSDAPLTADESARLESAALAFRPFPEARVAFIRKPPDAVLRGIIGAYGRISGAPAFAAMIGRGDGPYVAERVGYTGQAFILEATALGLGTCWVSGMFRPGSVGRETLLEAGEKVFAVTPIGRPVERLTAKDRIFKALARSAQRKPLSETASGTPPSPWQTQALEAARLAPSAANRQPWRFETGPEAIIVSVAGGIDSGRYPKRLDCGIAMLHLELGARAGGAAGAWTPLAAPEVACYAVGRR